From Pseudovibrio sp. Tun.PSC04-5.I4, a single genomic window includes:
- a CDS encoding bifunctional allantoicase/(S)-ureidoglycine aminohydrolase, with the protein MSTHHLPPSTLYAPQGGLPPQTQVMTDRAVFTNAYAVIPKGVMQDIVTSNLPFWEKTRAWIIARPLSGFAETFSQYIMELQPEGGSSKPEPDTSAQGVIFVVQGEVTVVLDKDPHVLPEGGYAYLPAGASYEVRNNSQKPALFHWVRKRYEAVEGIAQPDAFFTHENDAVVASMPDTNGAWATTRFVDPSDMRHDMHVNIVTFEPGGCIPFAETHVMEHGLYVLEGKAVYRLNNDWVEVEAGDFMWLRAFCPQACYAGGPTRFRYLLYKDVNRHAQLGSFQR; encoded by the coding sequence CACAGACGCAGGTCATGACAGACCGCGCTGTGTTTACAAATGCGTATGCGGTTATCCCTAAAGGTGTAATGCAAGACATTGTGACCTCCAACCTACCATTTTGGGAGAAAACGAGGGCATGGATTATTGCACGCCCCCTCTCAGGATTTGCCGAGACATTTTCCCAATACATTATGGAATTGCAGCCGGAGGGCGGCTCTAGCAAACCCGAACCAGATACTTCAGCTCAGGGTGTGATTTTCGTCGTGCAAGGTGAGGTCACCGTGGTTCTGGATAAGGACCCGCATGTTCTGCCCGAAGGTGGTTATGCCTATCTGCCAGCTGGTGCAAGTTACGAAGTGCGCAATAACAGCCAGAAGCCCGCACTCTTTCATTGGGTCCGTAAACGCTATGAAGCTGTCGAGGGCATTGCTCAACCAGACGCGTTTTTCACCCATGAAAACGATGCCGTAGTCGCTTCTATGCCGGATACCAATGGCGCTTGGGCGACAACACGCTTTGTGGACCCCAGTGACATGCGCCACGACATGCATGTCAACATCGTTACCTTTGAACCAGGTGGCTGCATTCCGTTTGCTGAAACGCATGTAATGGAACACGGTCTCTATGTGCTGGAAGGGAAAGCGGTTTATCGCCTTAACAACGATTGGGTCGAAGTAGAAGCTGGCGACTTTATGTGGCTACGCGCCTTCTGCCCGCAAGCTTGTTATGCCGGTGGGCCAACGCGTTTTCGCTACCTGCTTTACAAGGATGTAAACCGCCACGCTCAACTTGGCTCATTTCAAAGGTGA
- the xylB gene encoding xylulokinase produces the protein MYLGLDLGTSGLKAALIDEHQRIVATAHSALTESRPKPGWSEQDPESWITAAIDVFDQLKASTPEKLGALKGIGLSGQMHGATLLNAADEPISPCILWNDTRSHLEAAELDSLPAFRAISGSIVFPGFTAPKLRWIENNAPDLFEKVQKVLLPKDFLRLWLTGTYASEMSDASGTSWLDVANRCWSPELLELSHMRRDQMPELVEGTQVSGELRSELTQRWGLPKGVVVAGGAGDNAASAIAVGAVSAGSGFISLGTSGVLFAANDGYQPAPESAVHTFCHALPDAWHQMGVILSATDALNWYAKLVGDSAGNLTNALGDELQKPGSNLFLPYLGGERTPHNDAAVRGAFLGLSHGDDTQALTRTVLEGVAFAFRDCQEALLSTGTKLDRLTAVGGGSQSNYWLSLLATVLNVPIDRPTAGDFGGAFGAARLGLIASEGADPVAICTPPSSVETFLPEQNLCAAFSDAYARFAQTYPVLKDL, from the coding sequence ATGTACTTAGGTCTTGATTTAGGCACCTCAGGATTAAAAGCTGCACTCATCGATGAGCACCAACGCATTGTCGCAACAGCTCACTCTGCGCTGACTGAAAGCCGCCCAAAACCCGGCTGGAGTGAACAGGACCCCGAGTCCTGGATTACAGCTGCGATTGATGTGTTTGATCAACTCAAAGCCAGCACTCCTGAAAAACTTGGGGCTCTCAAAGGCATTGGGCTTTCCGGTCAGATGCATGGCGCTACACTGCTGAATGCAGCAGATGAGCCAATCTCTCCCTGCATTTTGTGGAATGACACCCGGAGCCATCTGGAAGCGGCGGAGTTGGATTCCCTTCCAGCGTTCCGCGCCATTTCCGGTTCCATCGTCTTCCCCGGCTTTACAGCGCCTAAACTGCGTTGGATTGAAAACAACGCACCTGATTTATTTGAGAAGGTTCAAAAAGTCCTTTTACCAAAAGATTTCCTTCGACTTTGGCTAACAGGCACTTATGCCTCCGAAATGTCTGACGCCTCTGGCACGAGCTGGTTGGATGTCGCCAACCGGTGCTGGTCTCCCGAACTGCTCGAACTCAGCCACATGCGCCGCGACCAGATGCCAGAACTTGTTGAGGGCACGCAGGTCAGCGGAGAACTGAGGTCTGAACTGACACAGCGCTGGGGCCTGCCCAAAGGCGTTGTGGTTGCTGGTGGTGCCGGAGATAACGCTGCCTCTGCAATAGCGGTAGGGGCCGTCTCTGCTGGCTCAGGGTTCATTTCACTAGGCACTTCCGGCGTGCTTTTTGCCGCCAATGATGGCTACCAACCCGCTCCTGAAAGTGCGGTGCATACATTCTGCCACGCACTGCCTGATGCATGGCACCAGATGGGCGTCATCCTGTCTGCAACCGATGCCTTGAACTGGTACGCAAAGCTGGTGGGTGACAGCGCGGGCAATCTGACAAATGCATTGGGAGATGAGTTACAGAAGCCTGGATCAAACCTCTTCCTGCCCTACCTTGGTGGTGAACGTACCCCGCACAATGATGCGGCTGTGCGCGGAGCGTTTCTAGGCCTGTCCCATGGTGATGATACGCAGGCCCTCACGCGCACTGTACTGGAAGGTGTTGCCTTTGCCTTCCGTGATTGTCAGGAAGCGCTACTCTCCACTGGCACAAAGCTGGACCGGCTCACAGCCGTTGGCGGCGGCTCCCAATCCAATTATTGGCTCTCCCTGCTCGCCACAGTACTCAATGTACCCATTGATCGCCCAACTGCGGGAGATTTCGGTGGGGCCTTTGGCGCTGCGCGTCTGGGGCTCATTGCATCTGAAGGTGCAGATCCTGTTGCCATATGCACACCTCCAAGCTCCGTTGAAACATTCCTGCCTGAGCAAAATCTCTGCGCTGCCTTCAGCGACGCCTACGCTCGGTTTGCTCAAACTTATCCCGTCCTAAAGGATCTCTGA
- the xylF gene encoding D-xylose ABC transporter substrate-binding protein, which yields MKKLVTILCAATVGLFSASAIAKPIKIGMAIDDLRLERWQKDRDIFVAKAEELGAEVYVQSANGNEQTQISQIENMISRGVDVLVIIPYNGEVLSNVIRDAKYDGIKVLAYDRLINGADIDFYISFDNEKVGEMQAEAMLAAKPEGRYFLMGGAPTDNNAKMFRKGQMNVLQPQIDGGKIEIVGDQWVDSWLAENALKIMENALTANDNQIDAVVASNDSTAGGAIQALDAQGLAGKVAISGQDADLASVRRIVAGTQTMTVYKPIVKLARTAAEIAVKLGRDEKPEANSINNNGKKDVDSYLLEPIAVYKNNLDATVIADGFHAKDDVYQK from the coding sequence ATGAAAAAGCTAGTCACAATTTTATGTGCTGCTACCGTCGGATTATTTTCAGCATCAGCGATCGCAAAGCCAATCAAAATCGGGATGGCAATTGATGATCTGCGCTTGGAGCGCTGGCAAAAAGATCGCGATATTTTTGTCGCAAAAGCAGAAGAGCTGGGCGCAGAAGTTTACGTACAATCTGCAAATGGCAATGAACAAACACAGATTTCGCAGATTGAAAACATGATTTCCCGCGGCGTGGATGTGCTCGTCATTATTCCGTATAACGGTGAGGTTCTCTCCAACGTTATTCGTGACGCAAAATATGATGGCATCAAAGTTCTCGCCTATGATCGCCTGATCAACGGCGCTGATATTGATTTTTACATCTCCTTCGACAATGAAAAAGTTGGCGAAATGCAGGCGGAAGCAATGCTTGCTGCAAAACCAGAAGGTCGCTACTTTCTGATGGGCGGCGCCCCAACTGACAATAACGCAAAAATGTTCCGCAAAGGTCAGATGAACGTTTTGCAGCCCCAAATTGACGGCGGTAAAATCGAAATCGTTGGTGATCAATGGGTGGATTCATGGCTTGCAGAAAACGCTCTGAAAATCATGGAAAACGCACTTACAGCGAACGACAACCAGATTGATGCAGTGGTTGCCTCCAATGATTCCACAGCAGGCGGCGCCATTCAGGCACTTGATGCTCAGGGTTTAGCTGGCAAGGTTGCCATTTCCGGTCAGGATGCCGATCTGGCGTCGGTTCGTCGTATCGTTGCTGGTACACAAACCATGACCGTTTACAAGCCAATCGTCAAACTCGCCAGAACAGCTGCTGAAATCGCTGTAAAACTTGGCAGGGATGAAAAACCTGAAGCCAACAGCATCAACAACAATGGCAAAAAGGACGTAGACAGCTACCTCCTAGAGCCAATTGCTGTTTACAAAAACAACCTCGATGCGACCGTTATCGCGGACGGCTTCCACGCCAAAGATGACGTTTACCAGAAATAA
- a CDS encoding ROK family protein, protein MAKQKKTGNVLEQREQGRRLIFSHIRQFDQAARVDIAKSTGLSPATVTTITAELIAEGILEEVAEQSDTSEVRRGRPRIELKIRGAAHKVAGIKLSDKVATLVIMNLEGEELSNHSMPMPNLPLEENQTVDFIYALLHEALNKSGLSYKDLSAIGIGLPGIVDAKRGFVYWCPLFASRNVDLLQSLSAKLPLPVFIDNDTNLVALAELWFGYGRNHTDFLVVTIEHGVGMSIVMDSKVYRGARGSGAEFGHTKVRPDGALCRCGQRGCLEAYVADYALLRDADTVMTGHMNLNAEQRLTYLFEAAKGGNETAQAIFKRAGQMFATGLANLVNIFDPAIIILSGEQMKFDYLYEHDVIESMRNSIVNIDAPAPEVQIHKWGDLMWAKGAAAFALNEVLARSL, encoded by the coding sequence ATGGCGAAACAAAAAAAGACAGGCAATGTCCTTGAGCAGCGTGAACAAGGGCGGCGTTTGATTTTTTCGCACATCCGCCAGTTTGATCAAGCTGCCCGAGTTGACATTGCCAAGTCTACTGGGCTTTCACCTGCGACAGTTACAACTATAACCGCTGAGTTGATTGCGGAAGGTATTCTTGAGGAGGTAGCAGAGCAGAGCGATACTTCTGAGGTTCGGCGCGGGAGGCCTCGCATAGAGCTTAAAATCAGAGGGGCAGCTCACAAAGTGGCTGGCATTAAGCTCTCCGATAAAGTGGCAACTCTGGTGATCATGAACCTTGAAGGTGAGGAGCTGTCCAATCACTCCATGCCCATGCCAAACCTACCACTTGAGGAAAACCAGACCGTCGATTTTATTTATGCGCTCTTGCATGAAGCGCTCAATAAATCCGGTCTTTCCTATAAGGATCTGTCTGCCATTGGCATCGGTTTACCGGGCATTGTGGACGCTAAGCGTGGCTTCGTTTACTGGTGCCCGCTGTTCGCCTCACGAAATGTGGATCTACTGCAATCACTCTCAGCCAAACTGCCACTGCCTGTCTTCATTGACAACGACACCAACCTCGTTGCGCTTGCGGAGCTTTGGTTTGGCTATGGTCGCAATCATACCGATTTTCTTGTGGTCACCATCGAGCACGGTGTTGGCATGAGCATCGTAATGGACAGCAAGGTTTACCGCGGGGCCAGAGGCAGCGGAGCCGAATTCGGGCATACTAAGGTTCGACCCGATGGTGCCTTATGTCGGTGCGGGCAACGAGGGTGCCTAGAAGCGTATGTCGCTGATTATGCTTTGCTACGAGACGCAGACACGGTGATGACTGGCCACATGAACCTCAATGCAGAACAACGACTTACGTATCTTTTTGAGGCAGCCAAAGGTGGCAATGAAACGGCACAGGCCATATTCAAGCGAGCCGGACAAATGTTTGCGACTGGCCTTGCAAATCTGGTCAATATTTTCGATCCGGCTATCATCATCCTTTCTGGGGAACAGATGAAGTTTGATTACCTTTACGAGCACGACGTCATCGAAAGCATGAGGAACTCCATAGTAAATATTGATGCCCCTGCTCCTGAGGTTCAGATACACAAATGGGGTGACTTGATGTGGGCAAAAGGGGCCGCAGCTTTTGCCCTCAATGAGGTTCTTGCCCGCTCTTTGTGA
- a CDS encoding ureidoglycolate lyase, translating into MSDQTSTERTVLIERLSAETFEPFGEIIEAGTVSPILINEGRCKRYSDLAGVECIGGQTGISLFQAELRTLPHKLTMMERHPLGSQCFIPMDRSEYLVIVAADEGGRPSFPRAFIASSTQSINIKTNTWHGVLTPIKGSGLFAVVDRIGEGKNLEEHWLEEAYLIKE; encoded by the coding sequence ATGAGTGACCAAACCTCTACAGAGCGGACTGTTTTAATAGAGAGATTGAGTGCGGAAACGTTCGAACCCTTTGGCGAGATTATCGAGGCAGGTACTGTATCTCCGATCTTGATCAACGAGGGCCGGTGCAAACGTTACTCTGATCTGGCAGGGGTGGAGTGTATCGGTGGGCAGACAGGGATCAGCCTGTTTCAAGCAGAGTTACGCACGCTACCGCATAAACTGACCATGATGGAGCGCCACCCATTGGGCTCGCAGTGCTTCATTCCCATGGATCGATCTGAATATCTCGTTATTGTTGCAGCAGATGAAGGTGGACGGCCTTCATTTCCGCGCGCATTCATTGCGAGTTCAACCCAGTCCATCAACATAAAAACAAATACATGGCACGGCGTTCTGACCCCAATCAAAGGGTCAGGCCTTTTTGCCGTTGTGGACCGGATTGGTGAGGGTAAAAACTTAGAAGAACACTGGCTGGAGGAGGCCTACCTCATAAAGGAATAA
- the xylA gene encoding xylose isomerase translates to MTSFFGDIQKIAFEGVDSTNELAFRHYNPDEIIMGKPMRDHLRFSVAYWHSFAWEGGDPFGGPTFDRPWFGDEMALAKMKADVAFDMFKILGQPYFCFHDLDVRPEGSNYAENTCNLEEITEYFEGKMAETGTKLLWGTANMFSNRRYMSGASTNPDPEVFAFAAATVKSCMDATHRLNGENYVLWGGREGYETLLNTDLTRELDNMGRFLSMVVDYKHKIGFKGQILVEPKPQEPSKHQYDYDVATCHGFLQKYGLENEVKLNLEQGHAILAGHSFEHEIALAQSLGVLGSIDMNRNDYQSGWDTDQFPNNVPEVALAYYHILKGGGFTSGGTNFDAKLRRQSLDPVDLIASHAGAMDICARGLKAAAAMLEDGGLESALNDRYAGWSSAQTKDVMDGATLESLTNWVKEQDINPAPKSGKQERLENYVNRFV, encoded by the coding sequence ATGACCTCATTTTTCGGTGACATCCAAAAAATTGCCTTTGAAGGCGTAGATTCAACCAATGAACTGGCCTTTCGCCACTACAACCCGGATGAAATCATTATGGGTAAACCCATGCGGGACCATCTGCGCTTTTCTGTAGCGTATTGGCACTCGTTTGCCTGGGAAGGTGGAGATCCGTTTGGTGGACCAACTTTTGATCGCCCATGGTTTGGTGATGAGATGGCGCTTGCCAAAATGAAGGCCGATGTGGCGTTCGATATGTTCAAAATCCTCGGACAGCCCTACTTCTGTTTCCATGATCTGGATGTTCGTCCAGAAGGGTCTAATTACGCTGAGAACACCTGTAATCTGGAAGAAATTACAGAGTATTTTGAAGGCAAAATGGCAGAGACGGGAACCAAGTTGCTTTGGGGCACAGCCAACATGTTCTCCAACCGCCGCTATATGTCTGGAGCTTCCACAAACCCGGATCCTGAAGTTTTCGCTTTTGCAGCGGCAACCGTTAAAAGCTGCATGGATGCAACCCATCGCCTCAACGGTGAGAACTATGTGCTATGGGGCGGCCGCGAAGGATACGAAACTCTTCTCAACACCGATCTAACCCGCGAGTTGGACAACATGGGCCGGTTCCTTTCTATGGTTGTCGATTACAAACATAAAATCGGTTTCAAAGGCCAGATCTTGGTTGAACCAAAACCTCAGGAACCATCCAAACACCAGTACGATTATGATGTCGCAACCTGCCATGGTTTCTTGCAGAAATACGGCCTTGAGAACGAAGTAAAGCTGAACCTTGAACAAGGGCATGCCATTCTTGCCGGTCACAGTTTTGAGCATGAAATTGCGCTTGCTCAATCACTTGGCGTTCTCGGCTCCATAGATATGAACCGCAACGACTACCAATCTGGCTGGGATACGGACCAGTTCCCGAACAATGTCCCTGAAGTTGCATTGGCCTACTACCACATCCTCAAAGGGGGTGGATTCACATCCGGCGGTACCAACTTTGACGCGAAACTACGCCGTCAGTCGCTCGATCCAGTGGACCTGATTGCAAGCCATGCCGGAGCTATGGATATTTGCGCCAGAGGCCTAAAAGCTGCCGCTGCAATGCTTGAAGATGGTGGTTTGGAAAGTGCGCTTAATGACCGCTACGCAGGTTGGAGTTCAGCGCAAACCAAAGATGTTATGGACGGCGCAACACTTGAAAGCCTGACCAATTGGGTCAAAGAGCAGGACATCAATCCAGCACCAAAATCAGGAAAACAAGAACGCCTCGAAAACTACGTCAACCGCTTTGTCTAA
- a CDS encoding nucleobase:cation symporter-2 family protein, which produces MTDNSIGTPEQLRDPNYTPALHKAIPLGIQHVLAMFVSNVTPAIIIAGAAGFGFGSDAGAQGFPDMTYMIQMSMLFAGIATLFQTIGMGAIGARLPIVQGTSFAFIPIMIPLVAGKGVEALPALFGGVLLGGLFHAVLGIFIGRIRFALPPLVTGLVVTMIGLALVKVGIQYAAGGVPAIGKPEYGSLLNWSAALVVIFVTLGLKFYARGIMAVSAVVIGIAAGYVFALLLGMITVDGIATSVSRSASFALPMPFKYGFDFSLAAVIGFCLMAFVSAVETVGDVSGITKGGAGREATDKEIQGATYADGFGTAIAGIFGGLPNTSFSQNVGLIAMTGVMSRHVVTIGAFFLILCGLVPKVGAVIRTIPIEVLGGGVIVMFGMVVAAGISMLSDVNWNRRNMVIFAISLSIGLGLQLDPKAVQYLPDSVRILMTSGLLPAALIAIVLNLVLPEELSAEATEEVSGGMASQDDASLEPASNQA; this is translated from the coding sequence ATGACTGACAACTCAATAGGAACACCAGAACAACTGCGTGATCCTAACTATACGCCTGCTTTACATAAGGCTATTCCGCTTGGCATTCAGCATGTGCTGGCCATGTTTGTTTCCAACGTGACACCGGCAATTATTATTGCTGGTGCAGCCGGTTTTGGATTTGGCTCTGATGCGGGGGCACAGGGTTTTCCGGACATGACTTACATGATCCAGATGTCCATGCTGTTTGCAGGTATTGCAACACTATTCCAGACGATCGGCATGGGTGCTATTGGGGCCCGCCTTCCGATTGTTCAAGGCACAAGCTTTGCCTTTATTCCAATTATGATACCGCTTGTGGCTGGTAAAGGTGTTGAAGCCCTGCCCGCTTTATTTGGCGGCGTTTTGCTGGGTGGTTTATTCCATGCCGTTCTTGGCATCTTCATCGGACGCATTCGGTTTGCACTCCCTCCCCTCGTAACCGGACTAGTGGTAACGATGATTGGGTTAGCTCTTGTAAAGGTTGGCATTCAATACGCGGCTGGAGGCGTGCCTGCTATCGGCAAGCCGGAGTATGGTAGCCTGTTGAACTGGTCAGCAGCTTTGGTCGTTATATTCGTGACCCTTGGCCTGAAGTTTTATGCCCGTGGAATCATGGCCGTTTCTGCCGTGGTTATTGGCATCGCAGCTGGTTATGTTTTTGCACTCCTACTCGGTATGATCACCGTTGATGGCATTGCAACAAGCGTCAGCCGTTCTGCGTCTTTCGCTCTGCCGATGCCATTCAAGTATGGTTTCGACTTCAGTCTGGCAGCGGTTATCGGCTTCTGTCTGATGGCTTTTGTCAGCGCGGTTGAAACCGTTGGTGATGTTTCCGGAATCACCAAAGGCGGTGCTGGGAGAGAAGCAACCGATAAGGAAATTCAGGGCGCGACCTATGCAGATGGTTTCGGCACAGCAATTGCTGGCATCTTTGGCGGACTTCCAAACACATCCTTCAGCCAGAACGTTGGGTTGATTGCAATGACCGGCGTCATGAGCCGTCATGTTGTGACCATCGGTGCGTTCTTCTTGATCCTGTGTGGTCTGGTGCCCAAAGTTGGCGCCGTTATTCGCACTATTCCGATTGAGGTGCTGGGTGGTGGTGTCATCGTCATGTTTGGCATGGTGGTCGCGGCAGGCATTTCCATGCTATCCGACGTCAACTGGAACCGCCGGAACATGGTGATCTTTGCGATATCACTGTCTATCGGTCTCGGTCTTCAACTGGACCCGAAAGCCGTGCAATACCTGCCAGATTCAGTGCGTATTTTGATGACAAGCGGGCTTTTGCCAGCAGCCCTCATCGCCATTGTGCTGAACCTCGTGTTGCCCGAGGAGCTTTCAGCTGAAGCAACGGAAGAAGTTTCCGGCGGCATGGCCTCACAAGACGATGCATCTCTTGAGCCTGCTAGCAACCAAGCTTAA
- a CDS encoding sugar ABC transporter permease: MNIKMLAMIFAIIVIMVFFYFTTDGSYLTPRNISNLFRQTAITGILAIGMVFVIISGEIDLSAGSMMGLLGGVAAILDVWFKLPLALTIVLTLASGLVLGFWNGWWVAYRKVPSFIVTLAGMLAFRGILIGITDGTTVAPTSDAMSIIGQSYLPNLFSLVLGVGLLALYFGWQQKQRGMRSEYGIGNSPASQAWSLNAFLAVGVLGIIWLLNDYRGVPAPVLILIGLMLVGTFIAMKTTFGRRIYAIGGNLEASRLSGIDVEKTKLSVYVMNGLMIAVASLVLSSRLGAGSPSAGNIAELDAIAACVIGGASMAGGVGTVFGAVIGAFIMASLDNGMSMMDVPTFWQYIVKGGILLLAVWMDSATKRRA; this comes from the coding sequence ATGAATATAAAGATGCTCGCGATGATTTTTGCGATCATCGTGATCATGGTGTTTTTCTACTTCACCACAGATGGCAGCTATCTTACTCCGCGCAATATCTCCAATCTGTTTCGTCAAACCGCCATTACAGGCATACTTGCAATCGGTATGGTGTTTGTAATTATTAGCGGCGAGATCGATCTGTCCGCTGGCTCGATGATGGGACTTCTGGGCGGCGTTGCTGCTATTTTGGACGTCTGGTTCAAGCTGCCGCTCGCCCTCACAATTGTCCTCACACTGGCAAGTGGTCTGGTCCTGGGCTTTTGGAATGGCTGGTGGGTTGCCTACCGCAAAGTTCCTTCTTTCATCGTAACACTGGCAGGTATGCTGGCGTTTCGAGGGATCTTGATTGGCATCACTGACGGCACGACTGTAGCACCAACCTCTGATGCCATGTCCATTATCGGTCAAAGCTACCTGCCCAACCTGTTCAGCCTTGTGCTTGGCGTTGGTCTTTTGGCGCTTTACTTCGGCTGGCAGCAAAAACAACGCGGCATGCGCTCTGAATACGGCATCGGCAATTCACCGGCTTCACAAGCATGGTCACTCAACGCGTTTCTCGCTGTTGGTGTACTTGGCATCATCTGGCTTCTGAATGACTATCGCGGTGTACCAGCTCCTGTTCTCATCCTGATTGGCTTGATGCTCGTAGGCACATTCATCGCAATGAAGACCACGTTTGGTCGCCGCATATACGCCATTGGCGGAAATCTGGAAGCCAGCCGTCTCAGTGGCATCGACGTGGAGAAAACAAAGCTCTCCGTCTACGTCATGAACGGCCTCATGATTGCGGTTGCGTCACTGGTCCTATCCTCGCGCCTCGGCGCAGGTTCCCCCTCAGCCGGTAACATTGCAGAACTAGATGCAATTGCTGCCTGCGTGATTGGCGGAGCCAGCATGGCGGGCGGTGTAGGCACAGTGTTCGGTGCCGTCATTGGAGCCTTCATCATGGCCTCGCTTGATAACGGCATGAGCATGATGGATGTTCCCACCTTCTGGCAGTACATCGTCAAAGGCGGAATACTGCTGCTGGCGGTATGGATGGATAGCGCCACAAAACGTCGCGCATAA
- a CDS encoding xylose ABC transporter ATP-binding protein, with product MARLLEMRGIVKCFGPVKALDGVDIQLNKGEVLSLCGENGSGKSTLMKVLCGIYPAGDFEGKILFENKEVNARSIKDTENLGIAIIHQELTLVKELSIMENLFLGSEISWKGILNFSAMHHKTTEMLKRVKLDISPETKVGDLGVGQQQLVEIAKALSKKAKVLILDEPSAPLTESETAILLDLVRELRDGGVSCIYISHKLGEVKAISNHICVIRDGVHIDTRPAETMTTDDIITMMVGREMKQLFPWEEHEIGETVLTAGPFDAWDIANPNRKKVKNAALSLRRGEILGISGLVGSGRTELMECIYGCYRGKSTGSITLEGETLAIRSAKDALGHGIAMVPEDRKKNGIVPIMSVGQNISLAYLKQFSQHGTIRSAQEISVVRESIKSLKVKTPGPDIAIRNLSGGNQQKAILARFLLSTPKVLILDEPTRGIDVGAKYEIYKLMFQLVKKGISIIMVSSELPEVLGISDRVLVMHEGEIKGDLLNSNLTQEQIMDCALSEGIAS from the coding sequence ATGGCAAGATTGCTTGAAATGCGCGGCATCGTTAAGTGCTTTGGTCCGGTGAAAGCTTTGGACGGGGTTGATATTCAACTGAACAAGGGAGAAGTCCTCTCCCTTTGCGGAGAAAACGGATCTGGAAAATCGACCCTTATGAAGGTGCTTTGCGGAATTTATCCCGCAGGTGATTTTGAAGGGAAAATTCTTTTTGAGAACAAAGAAGTAAACGCTCGGAGCATTAAAGATACCGAGAACCTAGGCATCGCGATCATTCATCAGGAGCTAACACTGGTGAAGGAACTGAGCATCATGGAAAACCTTTTCCTCGGCTCCGAAATTAGCTGGAAGGGCATCCTCAACTTCTCAGCAATGCACCACAAAACGACGGAAATGCTGAAGCGCGTTAAGCTGGATATTTCGCCGGAAACCAAGGTTGGTGATTTGGGTGTCGGGCAACAGCAGCTTGTTGAGATTGCAAAGGCGCTCTCCAAGAAGGCTAAGGTGCTCATTTTGGATGAGCCCTCCGCGCCGCTGACTGAATCTGAGACTGCCATTCTCCTTGATCTGGTTCGAGAACTGCGAGACGGCGGAGTGAGCTGCATTTATATCTCCCATAAACTGGGGGAAGTGAAAGCCATCTCCAACCACATTTGCGTCATTCGTGATGGCGTTCATATTGATACACGCCCAGCAGAAACTATGACGACTGACGATATCATCACCATGATGGTCGGCCGGGAAATGAAACAGCTGTTCCCGTGGGAAGAGCATGAAATTGGTGAGACTGTCCTAACTGCTGGCCCGTTTGATGCCTGGGATATTGCCAATCCAAATCGCAAAAAAGTAAAGAACGCTGCCCTTTCCCTTCGCCGTGGCGAGATTTTAGGTATTTCCGGACTTGTTGGCTCTGGCCGAACGGAGCTCATGGAATGCATCTATGGCTGCTATCGCGGCAAAAGCACCGGCTCCATTACACTGGAAGGTGAAACTCTAGCGATCAGAAGTGCTAAAGATGCTTTGGGCCATGGAATTGCAATGGTGCCAGAAGACCGCAAGAAAAACGGCATCGTGCCCATAATGAGCGTGGGGCAGAACATTTCCCTCGCCTACCTCAAGCAATTTTCACAGCATGGAACAATCAGATCGGCCCAGGAAATCAGCGTTGTTCGCGAGTCCATAAAGAGCCTGAAGGTCAAAACACCGGGGCCTGATATCGCCATTCGCAATCTTTCTGGCGGCAATCAGCAAAAGGCTATTCTCGCGCGGTTCCTGCTTTCCACTCCCAAGGTTCTCATCTTGGACGAGCCAACACGCGGTATTGATGTTGGTGCCAAGTATGAAATCTACAAGCTCATGTTCCAACTGGTCAAAAAGGGGATCAGCATCATCATGGTGTCCTCAGAACTCCCTGAAGTCCTTGGCATTAGCGATCGCGTGCTGGTGATGCATGAAGGCGAGATCAAAGGCGACCTCCTCAATTCCAACCTAACTCAAGAACAAATTATGGACTGCGCCCTTTCAGAAGGAATTGCGTCATGA